A window of the Pseudomonas furukawaii genome harbors these coding sequences:
- a CDS encoding aromatic ring-hydroxylating oxygenase subunit alpha → MTNLIETLNLASSPADLVQHDRVHTSLYTDARLFDAELEKVFYSTWIWVAHASEIPEAGSYKSTYIGKQPVIVVRDRKKDVHVLLNRCRHRGATVCEHKKGKANSFVCPYHGWSYGLDGSLRGVPHPESYADCLDKGELPLVSLRVEQYNGMIFATFKDDIEPLADFLGPAKKWIDLFMKQGAGYGVKVSGEHRFRFPGNWKIQLENTTDAYHFPLVHKSFLSSVDEQTLELFDFVKGPGYVEDLGNGHSVMVMIPELIDLEADLDKPIPERFEALAEELRAEGIEEQQVRRIVRAVGGSGFNLNLFPNVACSMAFFRVLQPISVNETEIHHAVITMDGGPAVANRYRLRLHEHFQGPMGFGTPDDSEAWERVQKGAQAGTDLWIMLNRGLPGETPSEDGRVSDVSAETGMRAAYQQWKKMMSA, encoded by the coding sequence GTGACCAACCTGATCGAAACCCTGAACCTGGCCAGCTCGCCGGCCGACCTGGTGCAGCACGACCGCGTGCACACCTCCCTCTACACCGACGCCCGTCTCTTCGACGCGGAGCTGGAGAAGGTCTTCTACAGCACCTGGATCTGGGTGGCCCACGCCAGCGAGATTCCCGAGGCCGGCAGCTACAAGAGCACCTACATCGGCAAGCAGCCGGTGATCGTGGTGCGTGACCGCAAGAAGGACGTGCACGTGCTGCTCAACCGTTGCCGCCACCGGGGCGCCACCGTCTGCGAGCACAAGAAGGGCAAGGCCAACAGCTTCGTCTGCCCCTACCACGGCTGGAGCTATGGCCTGGACGGCAGCCTGCGCGGCGTGCCGCACCCGGAGAGCTACGCCGACTGCCTGGACAAGGGCGAGCTGCCGCTGGTGAGCCTGCGGGTGGAGCAGTACAACGGCATGATCTTCGCCACCTTCAAGGACGACATCGAGCCGCTCGCCGACTTCCTCGGCCCGGCGAAGAAGTGGATCGACCTGTTCATGAAGCAGGGCGCCGGCTACGGCGTGAAGGTTTCCGGCGAGCACCGCTTCCGCTTCCCCGGCAACTGGAAGATCCAGCTGGAAAACACCACCGACGCCTACCACTTCCCGCTGGTGCACAAGTCCTTCCTGTCCTCGGTGGACGAGCAGACCCTTGAGCTCTTCGACTTCGTCAAGGGCCCGGGCTATGTAGAGGACCTGGGCAACGGCCACAGCGTGATGGTGATGATTCCCGAGCTGATCGACCTCGAGGCCGACCTCGACAAGCCGATCCCCGAGCGTTTCGAGGCGCTGGCCGAGGAGCTGCGCGCCGAGGGCATCGAGGAGCAGCAGGTGCGCCGCATCGTCCGTGCCGTCGGCGGCTCGGGTTTCAACCTCAACCTGTTCCCCAACGTGGCCTGCTCCATGGCCTTCTTCCGGGTGCTGCAACCGATCTCGGTGAACGAGACCGAGATCCACCACGCGGTGATCACCATGGACGGCGGCCCGGCCGTGGCCAACCGCTACCGCCTGCGCCTGCACGAGCACTTCCAGGGCCCCATGGGCTTCGGCACCCCGGACGATTCCGAGGCCTGGGAGCGGGTGCAGAAGGGCGCCCAGGCGGGCACCGACCTCTGGATCATGCTCAACCGCGGCCTGCCGGGCGAGACGCCCAGCGAGGACGGGCGGGTCAGCGACGTGAGCGCCGAGACCGGCATGCGCGCGGCCTACCAGCAGTGGAAAAAGATGATGTCGGCCTAG
- a CDS encoding IacB protein has translation MSEKKALRVLFCMGINQNFFDAPREEQLEVWAAFSAMWNGIHDLPGVKVFGNMDDDQSMVGPSTGYPWTTYLLADVPDIETVHAACNLFRTTPVGTGPYKLWRYCKVEARTGRELIIQRA, from the coding sequence ATGAGCGAGAAAAAAGCCCTGCGCGTGCTGTTCTGCATGGGAATCAACCAGAACTTCTTCGACGCCCCGCGCGAGGAACAGCTGGAAGTCTGGGCCGCCTTCAGCGCCATGTGGAACGGCATCCACGACCTGCCCGGCGTGAAGGTCTTCGGCAACATGGACGACGACCAGAGCATGGTCGGACCCAGCACCGGCTACCCCTGGACCACCTACCTGCTGGCCGACGTGCCGGACATCGAGACCGTCCACGCCGCCTGCAACCTGTTCCGCACCACGCCCGTGGGCACCGGCCCCTACAAGCTGTGGCGCTATTGCAAGGTCGAGGCCCGCACCGGCCGCGAATTGATCATCCAGCGCGCGTGA
- a CDS encoding nuclear transport factor 2 family protein encodes MSQALEQRLRQLESEQAVRACMNRYMELCDALDARSPLDELAGLFTLDAVWEGKGAKYARSFGGYRGREAIRAMFATYMTEPAHFALNVHFLCSELIRVDGAEATGSWVMLQTSTFAGGASHLNAARLTVKFREEEGAWRMAHFQTENLFSRPVDAWNSDAHLPVPGK; translated from the coding sequence ATGAGCCAAGCCCTCGAACAGCGCCTGCGCCAGCTGGAAAGCGAACAGGCCGTGCGCGCCTGCATGAACCGCTACATGGAATTGTGCGACGCCCTGGACGCCCGCTCGCCCCTGGATGAGCTGGCCGGGCTCTTCACCCTTGATGCCGTCTGGGAAGGCAAGGGCGCCAAGTATGCCAGGAGCTTCGGTGGCTACCGGGGGCGCGAGGCGATCCGCGCCATGTTCGCCACCTACATGACCGAGCCGGCGCACTTCGCCCTGAACGTGCATTTCCTCTGCTCGGAGCTGATCCGGGTGGACGGCGCGGAGGCCACCGGCAGCTGGGTGATGTTGCAGACCTCCACCTTCGCCGGTGGCGCGTCGCACCTCAACGCCGCGCGCCTCACGGTGAAGTTCCGCGAGGAAGAGGGCGCCTGGCGCATGGCCCATTTCCAGACCGAGAACCTCTTCAGCCGCCCGGTGGACGCGTGGAACAGCGACGCGCACCTGCCCGTGCCGGGGAAATGA
- a CDS encoding acyl-CoA dehydrogenase family protein encodes MSSLSELDYQRPAPITANEGFQALLADIRERARQEEFDRQKFISQDVIERFKALGVYRALVPTRFGGDQRTPMEFCQMVEDISAADGSAGWVASFGMNPVYLAALPLETLKQVYADGPDVVFAGGIFPPQPAEFVEGGLKVTGRWKFSSGCMGASLIGVGISPKNGETVGLPRLAVMPREKVRIEETWDVVGLIGTGSHDVVIDGVVVPEDWTFVRGGPANLDEPMFRYPSLSFATQVLSVVGLGVARAALDYLSGLASGRFSVTGAPALADRPLAQMQMAKAEAELRAARAWFYEAMESAWASVVAGDPASVEQTNLLRLSSTHATRVSAEVARTAQMLSGMTGVYRESPLSRFVNDTLVITQHAFMGDMTYQNAGAIFFGNKPLPGYL; translated from the coding sequence ATGTCTTCGCTCAGTGAGCTGGATTACCAGCGCCCCGCCCCGATCACCGCGAACGAAGGATTCCAGGCGCTGCTCGCCGATATCCGCGAGCGTGCCCGGCAAGAAGAATTCGACCGGCAGAAGTTCATCTCCCAGGACGTGATCGAGCGCTTCAAGGCGCTCGGTGTCTATCGCGCCCTGGTGCCCACCCGCTTCGGCGGCGACCAGCGCACCCCCATGGAGTTCTGCCAGATGGTGGAGGACATCTCCGCCGCCGACGGCTCCGCCGGCTGGGTGGCCAGCTTCGGCATGAACCCGGTGTACCTGGCGGCGCTGCCCCTGGAGACCCTGAAGCAGGTCTACGCCGATGGCCCGGACGTGGTTTTCGCCGGCGGTATCTTCCCGCCGCAGCCGGCGGAGTTCGTCGAGGGTGGCCTCAAGGTCACCGGCCGCTGGAAGTTTTCCAGCGGCTGCATGGGCGCCAGCCTGATCGGCGTCGGCATCAGCCCGAAGAACGGCGAGACCGTCGGCCTGCCGCGCCTGGCGGTGATGCCCCGGGAGAAGGTGCGGATCGAGGAGACCTGGGACGTGGTGGGCCTGATCGGCACCGGCAGCCACGACGTGGTGATCGACGGCGTGGTGGTGCCCGAGGACTGGACCTTCGTCCGTGGCGGCCCGGCCAACCTGGACGAGCCGATGTTCCGCTACCCCTCGCTGTCCTTCGCCACCCAGGTGCTCTCGGTGGTCGGCCTGGGCGTCGCCCGCGCCGCACTGGACTACCTGTCGGGCCTGGCCAGCGGCCGCTTTTCCGTCACCGGTGCCCCGGCCCTGGCCGACCGCCCGCTGGCGCAGATGCAGATGGCCAAGGCCGAGGCCGAGCTGCGTGCCGCCCGCGCCTGGTTCTACGAAGCCATGGAAAGCGCCTGGGCCAGCGTGGTCGCGGGCGACCCGGCGAGCGTGGAGCAGACCAACCTCCTGCGCCTGTCCTCCACCCATGCCACCCGCGTGTCGGCCGAGGTGGCGCGCACCGCGCAGATGCTGTCCGGCATGACCGGCGTGTACCGCGAGAGCCCGCTGTCGCGCTTCGTCAACGACACCCTGGTGATCACCCAGCACGCCTTCATGGGCGACATGACCTACCAGAACGCCGGGGCGATCTTCTTCGGCAACAAGCCGCTGCCCGGCTACCTGTGA